The sequence below is a genomic window from Pleurocapsa sp. PCC 7327.
TATAGCGAATTGTCTCGATATAGACTATAGTTAAAAACTGAAAAATCTATAGATTGTATAGTCTCTAGCTTATTTAGAGGAATTTACGCCTAAACATTGTTATTTTAAGGATTAGGAGAGAGTAAATATGCCAGCTCAAGCAGCAGTTGGATCGATTGAAACAAAAGGCTTTCCCGGTATCTTGGCAGCAGCCGATGCTATGGTAAAAGCAGGTAGAATTACCATCGTTGGCTATATTCGTGCGGGAAGCGCTCGTTTTACCCTCAACATACGCGGCGACGTGCAAGAAGTCAAAACAGCTATGGAAGCGGGAATAGAAGCAGTTCAGCGCACTGAGGGAGCCGTGTTAGAAACCTGGGTAATCATTCCCCGTCCCCATGACAATGTAGTAGCTATTCTGCCTATCGATTACAACGAGACAGTCGAACCCTTCCGACTTGCAGCAGAAGGGGGAACGGTAGGAAATGGAAACCGCCGCTAGAAGAGTTATCAGCGATCGGTTTAGTTAGAAACAGGGACTGGCAGACAAGGAGAAACTACTAACCACTAACCGGTAACTGAATAAAGCGTCTGGCTAAAAACGCGCAAACAAGCGTTCGCCTATGGCTCTTACGTAAAGAGAAAGTGGTAATTGGTAATATTCCAAAACTAGCCAACCCAGACAAGTTAAATGGGCGAAAAAAGTTAACCCCATCCAGAATAGCGGCAACCAAGACAAGGTGCTTCCTGGCAAGGGAGGAAAGAGATAAGCTCCCAAACCAACAATGCTTGTGGGAAGCAAGACAAAAGCAATTCCAGCTATCCAATAGCCCCAACCCAGTTCGTTTTCTTCTCGATATCCTCCCGTCCAAGTTCGACCATTCCACCGCCAAGTGAGGGGAAGTTGGCTGTCTGCCATTTTGATGGTCTGCTGCTCTAAATTAGCCGTAAAAATATGACGGCAAAAGTTACAAGAAAATGCTTCCATTAACGGGATGGCAGAGATTTCACCGTGACGGCAAACCGGACAAGTATAGGTGCCATAAAAACTGAAACGAGTGCTTGAATTAGTAGGTTCAGACATTAGCTTTGTTATTTTAGATTTTGAACGTTCAAGAAGGTTAAATAGTCGGTTTTAAGCTAAATTGGAAGGAATATTTTGGGATTTAGAGGGAGTTGAGGGAGATAAGGATTTCAGTTGCTCATGAATGCCGTTTTGCAAGCTAGCGCGGAAGATTTCGACTCCTTTTTCTAAATTCCCTGGAGTTTCCAGAAAAATGAGGCTCTCTACTCCATCAAGCGCAAAGAGTTGAAACAGGAGATGGGTAACTGGTACGGAAGCAATGGCAATTTCTAAATTGGAGTTTTCCTGAGAATTGGCAGCATCTTCAGGAGACGAAAAGGCATAGATAACCCGTTTTTCCTGCTGGGGTTTTTCTACGTTGCTGAGGGTAGTGACAATCCAATCGCGATCGCGACTTTGCAAAATGTAATATTCTAGGTGTTGTAGCTGACTGGCAAAGGCTTTGAGAATAGGAATGACTGCTTTTTCCATCGCCCAAGCAGGAACTCCCTGCTCGGAGGCTTCCTCAATCAAAATTTGTAGCTGTTGGTCTAATTTCATCGATCTCCAGTTTGAATGCGAAACGTCAGGAAAAGTCTTAAGGATTGAACGATTATGCAGCGAATTCTCGAACCAGAAGTCATGGATAGTCCCGAAGAAGCTCTTGAGTACGATGCAATGGACTTCGCGGAAGTCAATACTGCCTTTGCTCAACGGGCGATAGAACTCGCACCTACAAAGGCAAAAGTACTCGATGCGGGCACGGGAACGGCACGTATCCCTATTCTAATTTGCCAACAGCGTCCCGATTGGCAAATTACTGCGATCGATTTGGCGCAAGCCATGCTAGAAGTCGGCAAAAGAAACGTTGAAAAAGCTAATTTAGGGAGGCAAATTAGTCTGGAGTTAATAGACGCTAAGCAGATGCCTTACCCTGACGAGGACTTTGATGTAGTTATTTCTAACAGTTTGATCCATCACTTGCCCGATCCCCTACCTTTTTTACAAGAACTTAAGAGAGTTTTAAAACCCAATGGTGCCATCTTGATTCGGGATTTGCTTCGCCCCTCCACTGAAGACATAATGTATCAGATGGTTGAAGCGATCGGTTCTGAATATGATAACCATCAAAAGCAGTTATTTCAAGATTCGCTGCACGCGGCTTTTACGCTAGCAGAAGTCGAAAAATTGGTGCAAACTGTTGGTTTAGAGGGCGTAAAGGTTTATCAGTCTTCGGATAGGCATTGGACGATAGAGCGAGTTTGGACTAATTAAATCGCGTTCTTGTGAAACTGCCAAAGGAGATGTACATCAATAACGCAACGCAACGCTTTTCCAGTCGAGTTGAAAATTACATCAAATATCGACCGCACTATCCCAAACAAATCATTAATTTTCTGCGAGAGAACTGTCAACTAACTCCTGCCTCAATCGTTGCCGATATCGGTTCGGGAACGGGGATCTCAAGCCAATTGTTTTTGCAAAATGGTAATCTAGTCTATGGCACAGAACCCAATCGCGAGATGCGCGAAGCAGGAGAGCGACTTCTCAAGCGATACGACAATTTCAAAAGTATTGATGGAGTTGCTGAAGCGACGACACTTGCTAATGCTAGCGCCGATCTAATTATTGCAGGTCAGGCGTTTCATTGGTTCGATCGCGCCAAAGCCAAATTTGAATTCAAACGCATTCTCAAACCGCAAGGTTGGGTAGTATTAATGTGGAACGATCGCCGAACGAATTCTACATCGTTTCTAATCGCTTACGAACAGTTACTCCAAACCTACGGGACAGATTACGAACAAGTCAATCACAAGCAGATCGATAAAACAATTATCGACAGTTTTTTGGGAACGGGTAATTATCAACAAACTAATTTTTATAATTATCAAACTTTTAATTTCGAGGGTTTAAAAGAAAGATTATTATCTTCCTGGTTGAGTGACAAAACTCAAATCGCCCTCACCCCAACCCCTCTCCCGTTCTGGGAGAGGGGCTTTCAACTTAAGACTTTGGACTGAAGTCCTTTCGCTCCTTGTGGGAGAAGGGATTTAGGGATGAGGGGACAAAGATTTGTCAGTCAACCAGATTATCTTTTTCTTATACGCCAGAAGCAGGACATCCAAACTACGAAGCCATGCTATCCGAACTCAGAAAAATTTTTGATACCTATCAAGTCAATGGAAATGCTACGTTCGAGTACGATACTATCGTTTATTACGGTCGAATGAAGTGATGAGACTATAGCGCGATCGCGTTTTAGAATATAGCAACCCTATTTCATTA
It includes:
- a CDS encoding carbon dioxide-concentrating mechanism protein CcmK, whose translation is MPAQAAVGSIETKGFPGILAAADAMVKAGRITIVGYIRAGSARFTLNIRGDVQEVKTAMEAGIEAVQRTEGAVLETWVIIPRPHDNVVAILPIDYNETVEPFRLAAEGGTVGNGNRR
- a CDS encoding class I SAM-dependent methyltransferase → MQRILEPEVMDSPEEALEYDAMDFAEVNTAFAQRAIELAPTKAKVLDAGTGTARIPILICQQRPDWQITAIDLAQAMLEVGKRNVEKANLGRQISLELIDAKQMPYPDEDFDVVISNSLIHHLPDPLPFLQELKRVLKPNGAILIRDLLRPSTEDIMYQMVEAIGSEYDNHQKQLFQDSLHAAFTLAEVEKLVQTVGLEGVKVYQSSDRHWTIERVWTN
- a CDS encoding class I SAM-dependent methyltransferase gives rise to the protein MYINNATQRFSSRVENYIKYRPHYPKQIINFLRENCQLTPASIVADIGSGTGISSQLFLQNGNLVYGTEPNREMREAGERLLKRYDNFKSIDGVAEATTLANASADLIIAGQAFHWFDRAKAKFEFKRILKPQGWVVLMWNDRRTNSTSFLIAYEQLLQTYGTDYEQVNHKQIDKTIIDSFLGTGNYQQTNFYNYQTFNFEGLKERLLSSWLSDKTQIALTPTPLPFWERGFQLKTLD